The region CGCTTCCTGCGGGTCGCCATTGCGCAGCGCTTCGCGAATGCGGCTGGAGGAGACGACTTCGCCCGTATCGCCGACCGGGCCGACGGTGCGCGCCTCGATGCCGCAGGTCTTGCCGACCTCGCGCAGCACGTCGACATTGCCGCCGCGCGCCTTGCCGAAGGTGAAGTCCTCGCCCGTCACCACGCCCGCCGCGCCGAGGCGCTTGCCGAGCAGCTCGGTGACGAAATCCTCGGCGCTGGTCCCGGCGAGCTCTCCATCGAAATGGAACACCAGCATCGCGGTCGCACCGGCGGCGAGATAAAGCTCCTGCCGCTGCTCCAGCGTGGTCAGGCGGAAGGGCGGTACGTCCGGCTTGAAGAAGCGCACGGGGTGCGGATCGAAAGTCGCGACAATGCTCGGCCGACCCTCTTCGCGCGCCCAGCGGATCGCCTCGCCAGCGACTGCCTGGTGACCCTTGTGGAAGCCGTCGAAATTGCCGAGCGCGATGATCGCGCCGTGCAGCGAATCGGGCACCGCCTCGCGATGGTCGAGCCACCTCATGCGCCCGGCTCCTCGCCTGCGCGGCAATAGGTCAGGAAGCTGAAGGCGGGCAGGCCGTTTTCTGCCGGGTGATCCTCGCGCGCGGCGACTTCCCATTCGGCGCC is a window of Erythrobacter sp. HKB08 DNA encoding:
- a CDS encoding bifunctional riboflavin kinase/FAD synthetase produces the protein MRWLDHREAVPDSLHGAIIALGNFDGFHKGHQAVAGEAIRWAREEGRPSIVATFDPHPVRFFKPDVPPFRLTTLEQRQELYLAAGATAMLVFHFDGELAGTSAEDFVTELLGKRLGAAGVVTGEDFTFGKARGGNVDVLREVGKTCGIEARTVGPVGDTGEVVSSSRIREALRNGDPQEAARLLTRPFAIRGIVEHGDKRGREIGYPTANLSIESYLRPKYGIYAVTGRILATGEELKGAANIGVRPQFEPPKELLEPYFFDFSGDLYGQEIEVAFHHFLRPEAKFDSLDELMAQMEKDCAEAKRLLSARPS